Proteins from a single region of Streptomyces griseiscabiei:
- a CDS encoding Ldh family oxidoreductase, whose product MPHTVGAADLLDFAAASTQAHGVPPVDARLLADTLVTAELWGHPSHGMLRLPWYLDRLRSGATAAVAAPDIVTDNGAVLVVDGRDGLGQVLTARAVTWGVERARAHGISAVAVRNSGHFGTAAYFTRRAAEQGCVALLATNASPAMAPWGGREKRVGTNPWSIAAPGGRYGTVVMDIANTAVARGKIYHAKERGEPIPEGWAADPDGVPTTDPRRAVEGLILPMAGHKGYAISFMFDVLAGVLTGSAFGTGVTGPYAPEGRSGVGHLLLCVDIAALAEPAEFGRRMEALIEETKNTPVAPGTAEILVPGEPEIRTAERLRAEGITLADGTWTALARIAEATAVPLPTPVAPPAPVHPTHQEPPA is encoded by the coding sequence ATGCCGCACACCGTCGGTGCCGCCGATCTGCTGGACTTCGCCGCCGCCTCGACGCAGGCGCACGGCGTCCCGCCCGTGGACGCCCGGCTGCTCGCGGACACCCTGGTGACCGCCGAACTGTGGGGGCATCCCTCGCACGGCATGCTGCGGCTGCCCTGGTACCTGGACCGGCTGCGGAGCGGGGCGACCGCCGCCGTCGCCGCGCCGGACATCGTGACCGACAACGGCGCCGTGCTGGTGGTCGACGGCCGTGACGGTCTCGGCCAGGTGCTCACCGCGCGCGCGGTGACCTGGGGCGTGGAGCGGGCGCGGGCGCACGGGATCAGTGCGGTGGCCGTGCGGAACTCCGGGCACTTCGGAACCGCCGCGTACTTCACGCGCCGCGCCGCCGAGCAGGGCTGCGTCGCCCTGCTGGCCACCAACGCGAGCCCGGCGATGGCCCCTTGGGGCGGCCGGGAGAAGCGGGTGGGCACCAACCCCTGGTCGATCGCCGCCCCCGGCGGCCGGTACGGCACCGTCGTCATGGACATCGCCAACACGGCGGTCGCGCGGGGCAAGATCTACCACGCGAAGGAGCGGGGCGAGCCGATCCCCGAGGGCTGGGCGGCGGACCCGGACGGCGTACCGACCACCGACCCCCGCCGGGCCGTGGAGGGCCTGATCCTGCCCATGGCCGGTCACAAGGGCTACGCCATCTCCTTCATGTTCGACGTCCTCGCCGGCGTCCTCACCGGCAGTGCCTTCGGCACGGGCGTGACCGGCCCGTACGCCCCCGAGGGCCGCAGCGGCGTCGGCCATCTCCTGCTGTGCGTGGACATCGCGGCGCTGGCCGAACCGGCCGAGTTCGGGCGGCGGATGGAGGCCCTGATCGAGGAGACGAAGAACACGCCCGTCGCCCCCGGCACGGCGGAGATCCTCGTGCCAGGTGAGCCGGAGATCCGTACCGCCGAGCGGCTGCGCGCCGAGGGGATCACGCTCGCCGACGGCACCTGGACCGCCCTCGCCCGGATCGCCGAGGCCACCGCCGTCCCCCTGCCCACCCCCGTAGCCCCGCCCGCCCCCGTGCACCCCACCCACCAGGAGCCGCCCGCATGA
- a CDS encoding GntR family transcriptional regulator, producing MARVTGKSEAVYERLKGDIESLRLRPGAKLGEVQLGEELGASRTPVREAIRRLAAEGLVDFVPGEVARVAAISLGGVRALFEFRMLLEPRAAASVATAGAADERSLVPFRELLARLEEFDESFRALDATAQSGSYQEFYEVTEGFDQAVIATCPNPYLARTIRDLRSQTVRLRHISHSGPRRMLTSLEEHRAMLKAITKGDAHAAEAASRHHLAQTQHALIDGLTSQDLYLGGGMQVDITG from the coding sequence ATGGCCCGGGTGACTGGCAAGAGCGAGGCGGTCTACGAGCGGCTGAAGGGCGACATCGAGTCGCTGCGGCTGCGACCGGGCGCCAAGCTGGGCGAGGTGCAGCTGGGCGAGGAGCTGGGAGCCTCGCGGACGCCTGTGCGGGAGGCGATCCGCCGGCTCGCGGCGGAGGGGCTGGTCGACTTCGTCCCCGGTGAGGTGGCCCGCGTCGCCGCGATCTCGCTGGGCGGGGTCCGCGCGCTCTTCGAGTTCCGGATGCTGCTGGAGCCCCGGGCCGCCGCGTCGGTCGCGACGGCGGGGGCCGCCGACGAGCGGTCGCTGGTGCCGTTCCGTGAACTGCTGGCCCGTCTGGAGGAGTTCGACGAATCCTTCCGGGCGCTGGACGCGACCGCGCAGTCCGGGTCGTACCAGGAGTTCTACGAGGTCACCGAGGGCTTCGACCAGGCGGTCATCGCCACGTGCCCCAACCCCTACCTCGCCCGCACCATCCGTGATCTGCGCAGCCAGACCGTACGGCTGCGGCACATCTCCCACAGCGGGCCGCGCCGGATGCTGACCTCGCTGGAGGAGCACCGCGCGATGCTGAAGGCGATCACCAAGGGCGACGCCCACGCGGCGGAGGCGGCCTCCCGCCACCATCTCGCGCAGACCCAGCACGCTCTCATCGACGGTCTGACCAGCCAGGATCTGTACCTCGGCGGAGGCATGCAGGTGGACATCACCGGCTGA
- a CDS encoding sugar O-acetyltransferase yields the protein MTDAHEEEVLARIAEGLVYTESEAAFQASRRRTEQIFAYNHTPPGEAEKRRALLVAILGSVGARTVLLPPFHAGFGSNVHIGDDFFGNVNLTFVDDVDIRIGDGVMIAPSVTLTTTGHPVHPSRRTDFARFSEPIVIEDKVWIGSNAVVLPGVRIGYGSVIGAGSVVSRDIPPMTVALGTPCRVVRSITDEDLTTRTAGH from the coding sequence GTGACGGATGCGCACGAGGAAGAAGTCCTGGCTCGGATCGCCGAGGGGCTCGTCTACACGGAGTCGGAGGCGGCCTTCCAGGCCTCTCGCCGCCGTACGGAGCAGATCTTCGCGTACAACCACACACCTCCGGGCGAAGCGGAGAAACGCCGGGCGCTGCTCGTCGCGATCCTCGGCTCGGTCGGTGCGCGCACCGTGCTGCTGCCGCCGTTCCACGCCGGGTTCGGCAGCAACGTCCACATCGGGGACGACTTCTTCGGGAACGTGAACCTCACGTTCGTCGACGACGTGGACATCCGTATCGGCGACGGCGTCATGATCGCTCCCAGCGTGACACTGACCACGACAGGACATCCCGTGCACCCGTCACGGCGCACCGACTTCGCGCGATTCTCCGAGCCGATCGTGATCGAGGACAAGGTGTGGATCGGCAGCAACGCGGTGGTCCTGCCCGGTGTTCGGATCGGCTACGGGTCGGTCATCGGCGCCGGCAGCGTCGTCAGCCGTGACATACCCCCGATGACCGTCGCCCTCGGAACACCCTGCCGCGTGGTCCGCTCCATCACCGACGAGGACCTCACCACACGTACCGCCGGACATTAG
- a CDS encoding putative quinol monooxygenase has product MIALTVSLQVVPGHRDAFLAAIEANAARSFTDEPGCRSFDVVCDLADDHHFVFHEIYDDEAAVDAHRAAPHFKDWREAAARYVVPGSQVNTLSRRLFHHS; this is encoded by the coding sequence ATGATCGCGCTGACCGTGTCCCTCCAGGTCGTCCCGGGCCACCGTGACGCCTTCCTCGCCGCCATCGAGGCGAACGCCGCACGCTCGTTCACGGACGAGCCCGGCTGCCGCTCCTTCGACGTCGTCTGCGACCTGGCCGACGACCACCACTTCGTCTTCCACGAGATCTACGACGACGAGGCCGCCGTCGACGCGCATCGCGCGGCTCCGCACTTCAAGGACTGGCGGGAGGCGGCGGCGCGGTACGTCGTCCCCGGCAGCCAGGTCAACACGCTCTCCCGCCGCCTGTTCCACCACTCCTGA
- a CDS encoding alpha/beta fold hydrolase, with translation MTTYTEPPPMRERLADVGGRQIFVAETGDPDAAPVLLLHGGGPGASGVANYARNIGELAKEYRVIVPDLPGYGRSTKGVDASDPFGHLADGIRGLLDELGLGRAHLVGNSYGGACALRLALDTPDRVDRMVLMGPGGIGTTRALPTPGLNSLLAYYSGDGPSRLKLERFVRTYLVFNAAGVPDSVIDARYRDSVDPEVVASPPLRRPSGPGAPKTLWKMDFTRDRRLSRLPVPTLVLWGAADKVNRPSGGRMLAERMPDCDLYTVANTGHWVQFERAELFNALCAGFLAGRR, from the coding sequence ATGACCACGTACACCGAACCACCGCCGATGCGGGAGCGTCTCGCCGACGTCGGCGGCCGGCAGATCTTCGTCGCGGAGACGGGCGACCCCGACGCGGCGCCCGTCCTGCTGCTGCACGGCGGCGGCCCGGGCGCGTCCGGCGTCGCCAACTACGCCCGCAACATCGGGGAGTTGGCGAAGGAGTACCGGGTCATCGTCCCCGACCTGCCCGGCTACGGCCGGAGCACGAAGGGAGTCGACGCCTCCGACCCGTTCGGCCACCTCGCGGACGGCATCCGCGGCCTGCTCGACGAACTCGGCCTGGGCAGGGCCCATCTCGTCGGCAACTCCTACGGCGGTGCCTGCGCCCTGCGGCTCGCCCTGGACACCCCCGACCGCGTCGACCGCATGGTCCTGATGGGCCCGGGCGGTATCGGCACCACCCGCGCGCTGCCCACCCCCGGCCTCAACAGCCTGCTCGCCTACTACTCCGGCGACGGCCCCTCCCGGCTGAAACTGGAGAGGTTCGTCCGCACCTACCTGGTCTTCAACGCCGCCGGCGTACCGGACTCGGTGATCGACGCGCGGTACCGGGACAGCGTCGACCCCGAGGTCGTCGCGAGCCCGCCGCTGCGCCGCCCCTCCGGCCCCGGCGCGCCGAAGACCCTGTGGAAGATGGACTTCACCCGTGACAGACGCCTGTCCCGGCTGCCCGTGCCCACGCTGGTGCTGTGGGGCGCCGCCGACAAGGTCAACCGGCCCTCCGGCGGCCGGATGCTGGCCGAGCGCATGCCCGACTGCGACCTCTACACGGTCGCCAACACCGGACACTGGGTGCAGTTCGAGCGCGCCGAGCTGTTCAACGCGCTGTGCGCCGGCTTCCTGGCGGGCCGGCGATGA
- a CDS encoding cupin domain-containing protein yields MCTQPAEPHLLIHPDNVERFDRGGGVATLPYVGKWNSEQALITTGQTVFQPGTGLPLHSHNVEESVLILEGAATAEIDGEFFDLEPGQATWVPAGVPHRFFNRGEGVLRIYWVYGGRDVTRTITATGETFAHLSEHDKGGAATS; encoded by the coding sequence ATGTGCACCCAGCCCGCGGAGCCCCACCTGCTCATCCACCCCGACAACGTCGAACGCTTCGACCGCGGCGGGGGAGTGGCCACCCTCCCCTATGTGGGGAAATGGAACTCCGAGCAGGCGCTCATCACCACCGGCCAGACCGTGTTCCAGCCCGGCACGGGTCTGCCCCTGCACAGCCACAACGTCGAGGAGTCCGTCCTGATCCTGGAGGGCGCGGCGACCGCCGAGATCGACGGCGAGTTCTTCGACCTGGAGCCCGGCCAGGCCACCTGGGTCCCGGCGGGCGTCCCGCACCGGTTCTTCAACCGGGGCGAGGGCGTCCTGCGGATCTACTGGGTCTACGGCGGCCGGGACGTCACCCGCACCATCACCGCCACCGGCGAGACCTTCGCGCACCTCTCCGAACACGACAAGGGAGGCGCGGCCACCTCATGA
- a CDS encoding serine/threonine-protein kinase, with translation MPHQDAASPDGGGERLVAGRYRLLSVLGAGGMGTVWRAFDEVLRREAAVKEVRAAADLPADRGARLSARLEREAWAAARVNARGVVSVYDVVTFDGRPWIVMELVRGRSLADVIGSGGALPPKEAARIGVEVLAALRAAHGAGVLHRDVKPANVLLADEGRVVLTDFGIATVEGDTPLTMTGEVVGSPEYVAPERALGRTPGAASDLWSLGALLYMAVQGRSPFRRTTALDTLRAIVDDELPPPHRAGPLTPVIEGLLRKDPGQRMTAEEAGRELSLIAGESPVPARADTATGTTAATTDPGTAAVTVTVTSAPDAVTVTDTPGATDAVTDMVTVGVIAAPETGPAPVAVPAPLGVFGPPPDAAAFGPSGTAPDPRPDPGAGPAPTPGRRHPRRTAYLMGAAAAVLVLLGGGLTYALVGRDGEEGTGTGGSASRPVSVTVTGGATTYDGSCPPTEDRAPWFTATFTTSQRPVQFSYRWVSENGAVTDRAWRTLAFREGDATTKKETVRLTTYAREGTLRGGMAVEIRSPFDAKSNSVAFSLTCRSNSE, from the coding sequence ATGCCCCACCAGGACGCGGCCTCGCCGGACGGCGGGGGCGAACGGCTGGTCGCCGGCCGGTACCGGCTCCTGTCCGTGCTCGGCGCGGGCGGCATGGGCACGGTGTGGCGCGCCTTCGACGAGGTGCTGCGCCGGGAGGCGGCGGTCAAGGAGGTCCGGGCCGCCGCGGACCTGCCCGCGGATCGCGGCGCGCGGCTCTCCGCCCGTCTGGAGCGGGAGGCGTGGGCGGCGGCACGGGTCAACGCCCGTGGGGTGGTGTCCGTCTACGACGTCGTCACCTTCGACGGCCGGCCCTGGATCGTCATGGAACTGGTCCGCGGCAGGTCGCTGGCCGATGTGATCGGCTCCGGGGGCGCCCTGCCGCCGAAGGAGGCCGCGCGGATCGGCGTCGAGGTCCTGGCGGCGCTGCGCGCGGCACACGGCGCGGGAGTGCTGCACCGCGACGTGAAGCCGGCCAATGTCCTGCTCGCCGACGAGGGCCGGGTCGTCCTGACCGACTTCGGGATAGCCACGGTGGAGGGCGACACTCCGCTGACGATGACCGGCGAGGTCGTCGGCTCACCCGAGTACGTGGCGCCGGAGCGGGCGTTGGGCCGGACCCCGGGGGCCGCGTCCGACCTGTGGTCGCTGGGCGCGCTGCTCTACATGGCCGTGCAGGGCCGTTCGCCGTTCCGCCGGACGACGGCTCTGGACACGCTGCGCGCCATCGTCGACGACGAACTCCCGCCACCGCACCGGGCCGGGCCGCTCACGCCGGTCATCGAGGGGCTGCTGCGCAAGGACCCCGGGCAGCGGATGACGGCGGAGGAGGCCGGGCGTGAACTGAGCCTGATCGCGGGGGAGTCGCCGGTTCCGGCGCGGGCGGACACCGCCACCGGGACCACGGCCGCGACGACCGATCCAGGGACCGCGGCCGTGACCGTGACCGTGACCTCGGCCCCGGACGCCGTCACGGTCACGGACACCCCCGGGGCCACCGACGCCGTCACGGACATGGTGACCGTCGGCGTCATCGCGGCGCCGGAGACCGGGCCGGCTCCCGTGGCCGTACCCGCGCCCCTCGGGGTGTTCGGCCCGCCCCCCGACGCGGCGGCGTTCGGACCGTCGGGCACGGCGCCCGACCCCCGCCCCGACCCCGGCGCCGGGCCCGCCCCCACCCCCGGGCGGCGCCACCCCCGCCGTACCGCGTACCTGATGGGAGCGGCGGCGGCCGTGCTGGTCCTGCTCGGCGGCGGGTTGACGTACGCCCTAGTGGGCCGCGACGGCGAGGAGGGGACGGGGACCGGCGGGAGCGCGTCGCGACCCGTGTCCGTGACGGTGACGGGCGGCGCGACCACCTACGACGGGAGCTGCCCGCCGACGGAGGACCGGGCGCCGTGGTTCACCGCGACGTTCACGACGTCCCAACGGCCCGTCCAGTTCTCCTACCGGTGGGTCTCGGAGAACGGGGCGGTGACGGACCGCGCGTGGCGGACTCTGGCGTTCCGGGAGGGCGACGCCACCACCAAGAAGGAGACGGTGCGGCTGACGACGTACGCGCGGGAGGGGACGCTGCGCGGCGGGATGGCCGTGGAGATCCGTTCGCCGTTCGACGCCAAGTCCAACTCCGTTGCTTTTTCGCTGACTTGCCGATCGAACAGTGAGTGA
- a CDS encoding FHA domain-containing protein, whose translation MLSVIVGRGGPFAGQSVVLGDTPLTFGRKSDNDVIIVSVSASRFHAEIVTENGVYVLRDRDSRNGTYVNDLRVTRHELTPGDVIRIGDETFLFETQEAVETVMDLSQLALPRADAVANPGVLRVTVTGGGPVGLAFALLLEEALPGRVSVTVHDGRWVRSGTSVVWKDETQGNVRRQQVVTVQSRQYLALTEEIRATLFGDGGQFSEMWPLGPDSVDGRPPRNIRIAYIEDRLLELAGSKPAIRLVPKKFDPVEQGHLVARDHVLVICEGGRSRTREHFADRFGAADATIYSLDGEHLQDVILGLRVKSRLTDPMSVLLTVAQNRFLLNSLRGEGFLNMRLTREEARAVIGIDPVRQVFEECIAARPCVMSRHEDNEFVCPTHGTLFLPALLRSSPLWKRIQEGLRLFGVDEDDLSAITSFRLDMVQRPRFTAQLTRPAADRPGTYGFLLGDAANAIHFWPGRGLNSGLASAVSLARSLSRVWRGRPLRDADFIRHEAAMSMLQYRHKSRAWNAMVTTDERGVTRAIKDIIDRSMETPGGPAAGAAGSAVRSAGSAGSARSAGGAGVAVGSASSGATESDLEILLDRMRSIRERLAERLPGLPDDEELRSHLAALAPATLRTLQESGAWDTLIVGGEEADIDIFYQQDAPVFVPATPRATDQLPDPRTSAILGPA comes from the coding sequence GTGCTGTCGGTCATAGTGGGACGCGGCGGACCCTTCGCCGGTCAGAGCGTGGTCCTCGGCGACACTCCGCTCACGTTCGGCCGCAAGAGCGACAACGACGTCATCATCGTCAGCGTCAGCGCCTCCCGGTTCCACGCCGAGATCGTCACGGAGAACGGCGTGTACGTCTTGCGCGACCGCGACAGCAGGAACGGAACGTACGTCAACGACCTGCGCGTCACCCGGCACGAGCTGACGCCCGGCGACGTCATCCGCATCGGCGACGAGACCTTCCTGTTCGAGACGCAGGAGGCGGTGGAGACGGTCATGGACCTCTCCCAGCTCGCCCTGCCCCGTGCCGACGCCGTCGCCAACCCGGGCGTGCTGCGGGTCACGGTCACCGGCGGCGGTCCGGTCGGCCTCGCCTTCGCGCTGCTGCTGGAGGAGGCACTCCCGGGGCGGGTCTCGGTCACCGTCCACGACGGCCGGTGGGTCCGCAGCGGCACCTCCGTGGTCTGGAAGGACGAGACCCAGGGCAACGTCCGCCGCCAGCAGGTCGTCACCGTCCAGAGCCGGCAGTATCTGGCCCTGACGGAGGAGATCCGGGCGACGCTGTTCGGGGACGGCGGCCAGTTCTCCGAGATGTGGCCGCTGGGCCCCGACTCCGTCGACGGACGCCCGCCCCGCAACATCCGGATCGCCTACATCGAGGACCGGCTGCTGGAGCTGGCGGGCAGCAAGCCCGCGATCCGGCTGGTGCCCAAGAAGTTCGACCCGGTGGAACAGGGGCACCTCGTCGCCCGCGACCATGTGCTGGTGATCTGCGAGGGCGGCCGGTCCCGCACCCGCGAGCATTTCGCCGACCGCTTCGGCGCGGCCGACGCCACCATCTACTCCCTCGACGGGGAGCACCTCCAGGACGTCATCCTGGGCCTGCGGGTCAAGTCCCGGCTCACGGACCCGATGAGCGTGCTCCTGACGGTGGCGCAGAACCGGTTCCTGCTCAACTCGCTGCGCGGCGAGGGCTTCCTGAACATGCGCCTGACCCGTGAGGAGGCGCGTGCCGTCATCGGGATCGACCCGGTGCGGCAGGTCTTCGAGGAGTGCATCGCCGCCCGGCCGTGTGTGATGAGCCGGCACGAGGACAACGAGTTCGTCTGCCCGACGCACGGGACGCTGTTCCTGCCGGCGCTGCTGCGGAGTTCGCCGCTGTGGAAGCGGATCCAGGAAGGACTGCGGCTGTTCGGCGTCGACGAGGACGACCTCAGCGCGATCACGTCGTTCCGGCTCGACATGGTGCAGCGCCCGCGGTTCACCGCCCAGCTCACCCGCCCCGCCGCCGACCGCCCCGGGACGTACGGCTTCCTGCTGGGCGACGCGGCCAACGCCATCCACTTCTGGCCCGGCCGCGGTCTGAACAGCGGCCTCGCCTCGGCCGTCTCCCTGGCCCGCTCCCTCAGCCGCGTCTGGCGCGGACGCCCGCTGCGGGACGCGGACTTCATCCGGCACGAGGCCGCGATGTCGATGCTGCAGTACCGCCACAAGAGCCGCGCGTGGAACGCGATGGTCACGACCGACGAGCGAGGCGTCACCCGGGCGATCAAGGACATCATCGACCGCAGCATGGAGACCCCGGGAGGCCCGGCGGCCGGAGCCGCCGGATCGGCAGTCCGGTCCGCCGGGTCCGCCGGGTCCGCCCGGTCCGCCGGGGGCGCTGGAGTCGCTGTGGGCTCAGCGTCCTCGGGGGCCACGGAGTCCGACCTGGAGATCCTGCTGGACCGTATGCGGTCCATCCGCGAGCGCCTCGCGGAACGCCTGCCGGGCCTGCCCGACGACGAGGAACTCCGTTCCCATCTGGCCGCGTTGGCCCCCGCGACCCTGCGGACGCTCCAGGAGAGCGGCGCGTGGGACACCCTGATCGTCGGCGGCGAGGAAGCGGACATCGACATCTTCTACCAGCAGGACGCCCCGGTCTTCGTCCCCGCCACCCCCCGCGCGACCGACCAGCTCCCCGACCCCCGCACCTCGGCCATCCTGGGCCCGGCCTGA
- a CDS encoding VOC family protein, whose protein sequence is MRAPDTPSVFGSVHLGYLVIETDRFTDWRRFGAEAIGMHHDALDRNHMRFRLDDHTCRFLFRRGPAEDVVVTGWHLDDHSTFERIEARVRAHGVPVVRGTDDEAALRGVERLLRFPGPKGITQEIYTTPVRTAAPLSMLNSAFVTGASGMGHVAITSTRPERLRGYFATVFDARLTDYIDETISGVKLRIRFLRVNERHHSIAVAAVRGLPIDPVRTRVQHLNTEVANLDDLARGYERVHALGFDMALSVGQHTNDKELSYYARTPSGFEWEVGWNPIVIDETTWEPTTHQGISVWGHLPVGRTIIDKLDQFRLGARSLARPEVTVRALSGAGIPDD, encoded by the coding sequence ATGAGGGCCCCGGACACCCCTTCCGTCTTCGGGTCGGTGCACCTCGGCTACCTCGTCATCGAGACCGACCGCTTCACCGACTGGCGGCGCTTCGGCGCCGAGGCCATCGGCATGCACCACGACGCCCTGGACCGGAACCACATGCGGTTCCGTCTGGACGACCACACGTGCCGCTTCCTGTTCCGGCGGGGACCCGCCGAGGACGTCGTCGTCACCGGCTGGCACCTGGACGACCACAGCACGTTCGAGCGGATCGAGGCCAGGGTGCGCGCCCACGGCGTCCCCGTCGTCCGGGGCACCGACGACGAGGCGGCCCTGCGCGGCGTCGAACGGCTGCTGCGCTTCCCCGGCCCCAAGGGCATCACCCAGGAGATCTACACCACTCCGGTGCGGACGGCCGCGCCCCTGTCCATGCTCAACTCGGCGTTCGTCACCGGCGCCTCGGGCATGGGCCATGTGGCGATCACCTCGACCAGACCGGAACGGCTGCGCGGCTACTTCGCCACGGTCTTCGACGCCCGGCTGACGGACTACATCGACGAGACCATCAGCGGCGTCAAGCTCAGGATCCGCTTCCTGCGGGTGAACGAGCGCCACCACTCCATCGCCGTCGCCGCGGTCCGGGGCCTGCCGATCGACCCGGTCCGCACCCGCGTCCAGCACCTCAACACCGAGGTCGCGAACCTCGACGACCTCGCCCGCGGCTACGAACGCGTCCACGCGCTCGGCTTCGACATGGCCCTGTCCGTCGGACAGCACACCAACGACAAAGAGCTGTCGTACTACGCCCGTACGCCCTCGGGCTTCGAATGGGAGGTGGGCTGGAACCCGATCGTCATCGACGAGACCACCTGGGAACCCACCACCCACCAGGGCATCAGCGTCTGGGGTCACCTGCCGGTCGGCCGGACGATCATCGACAAGCTCGACCAGTTCCGGCTGGGCGCGCGCTCACTGGCCCGGCCGGAGGTCACGGTCCGCGCGCTGAGCGGCGCCGGAATCCCCGACGACTGA
- a CDS encoding aldehyde dehydrogenase family protein, translating to MSTGIDTPTTTVVRTLDPTTGRPVATYDAWDAGRVEAAVERAHDAARAWARVPLAERAARIARLAGVLREHEDRLARLVTTEMGKPIGEAAGEVEKSAVTAEHYATHGPGILADEQVDVGEGARAWVAYEPLGLVLAVMPWNFPVWQVMRCAIPSLLAGNGVLLKHASNVTGGALALQDLFVEAGFPEHLVTALVIADTDVPEVIARLVEDDRIAAVTLTGSNRAGAAVGAAAGRAAKKSVLELGGSDAFVVLDDADVERAAEAAVRARFTNSGQSCVCAKRFIVAEAVADAFTEAFVRRVEALRVGDPLDLATQVGPLARDDLRTAVARQVRESVAAGARLLTGGAPLPGDGSFFRPTVLAGTGPGMPAFDEETFGPLAALTVARDDDDAVRLADATVYGLGLSVWTSDPARGVALARRVTTGAAFVNAVVASDPRLPFGGTKRSGHGRELAAAGIREFTNTRTYWVSP from the coding sequence ATGAGCACCGGCATCGACACCCCCACCACGACCGTCGTCCGTACCCTCGACCCCACCACCGGCCGACCCGTCGCGACCTACGACGCCTGGGACGCCGGACGCGTCGAGGCCGCCGTCGAGCGCGCCCATGACGCCGCCCGCGCCTGGGCCCGGGTACCGCTCGCCGAACGGGCCGCCCGCATCGCCCGGCTGGCCGGTGTCCTGCGTGAGCACGAGGACCGCCTCGCGCGGCTGGTCACCACCGAGATGGGCAAACCGATCGGGGAGGCGGCGGGCGAGGTGGAGAAGTCGGCGGTCACCGCCGAGCACTACGCCACGCACGGCCCCGGCATCCTGGCCGACGAACAGGTCGACGTGGGCGAAGGCGCACGGGCCTGGGTGGCGTACGAGCCCCTCGGGCTGGTCCTGGCCGTCATGCCGTGGAACTTCCCCGTCTGGCAGGTCATGCGCTGCGCGATCCCGTCCCTCCTGGCGGGCAACGGTGTGCTGCTCAAGCACGCCTCCAACGTCACCGGCGGCGCGCTCGCCCTCCAGGACCTCTTCGTCGAGGCGGGCTTCCCCGAACACCTCGTCACCGCGCTGGTGATCGCCGACACGGACGTGCCCGAGGTGATCGCCCGGCTCGTCGAGGACGACCGGATCGCCGCCGTCACCCTCACCGGCAGCAACCGGGCGGGCGCGGCCGTCGGCGCGGCGGCCGGGCGCGCGGCGAAGAAGTCCGTGCTGGAGCTGGGAGGTTCGGACGCCTTCGTCGTCCTCGACGACGCCGACGTGGAGCGGGCCGCCGAGGCGGCGGTGAGGGCCCGCTTCACCAACTCCGGTCAGAGCTGTGTGTGCGCCAAGCGGTTCATCGTGGCCGAGGCGGTCGCGGACGCCTTCACCGAGGCGTTCGTCCGCCGTGTCGAGGCGCTGCGGGTCGGCGATCCCCTCGACCTCGCCACCCAGGTCGGCCCGCTCGCCCGCGACGACCTGCGCACCGCCGTCGCCCGCCAGGTACGGGAGTCGGTCGCGGCCGGTGCGCGCCTGCTCACCGGCGGCGCGCCGCTTCCCGGCGACGGCAGCTTCTTCCGACCGACCGTCCTCGCCGGCACCGGCCCCGGCATGCCCGCCTTCGACGAGGAGACCTTCGGCCCGCTGGCCGCCCTCACCGTCGCCCGCGACGACGACGATGCCGTACGGCTCGCCGACGCCACCGTCTACGGACTGGGCCTGAGCGTGTGGACGTCCGACCCCGCACGGGGCGTCGCCCTGGCCCGGCGCGTCACCACCGGCGCCGCCTTCGTCAACGCCGTCGTCGCCTCCGACCCCCGGCTGCCCTTCGGCGGCACCAAACGCAGCGGCCACGGCCGCGAACTGGCCGCCGCGGGCATCCGAGAGTTCACCAACACCCGCACGTACTGGGTCAGCCCCTGA